The Solea solea chromosome 19, fSolSol10.1, whole genome shotgun sequence genome has a window encoding:
- the LOC131446495 gene encoding ubiquitin-conjugating enzyme E2 L3-like, whose protein sequence is MAGTKRLSKELNEIHSNEQKHFRIVQVDDENISTWQALIVPDRAPYDKGAFRIEIIFPDEYPFKPPKVTFKTKIYHPNIDERGQVCLPIISADNWKPATRTLQVIQCLITLVNNPEPEHPLRADLAEEYTKDCEKFMKNAEEYTRKYGEKRPVY, encoded by the exons gagCTCAATGAAATCCACAGCAATGAGCAGAAGCATTTCCGCATAGTTCAAGTCGATGACGAGAACATCTCCACCTGGCAAGCGCTCATAGTTCCT GACcgtgctccatatgacaaaggaGCATTCAGGATTGAGATCATCTTCCCTGACGAGTATCCCTTTAAGCCTCCCAAGGTCACCTTCAAGACAAAGATCTACCATCCCAACATCGATGAGAGAGGTCAGGTCTGCCTGCCCATCATCAGTGCGGATAACTGGAAGCCAGCCACGAGAACCTTGCAGG TGATTCAGTGTCTCATTACTCTGGTGAACAATCCTGAGCCCGAGCATCCGCTGAGGGCAGACCTGGCAGAGGAATACACAAAAGACTGTGAAAAGTTCATGAAGAATGCCGAGGAGTACACGAGGAAATACGGTGAAAAGCGACCCGtgtactga